One Nonomuraea angiospora DNA segment encodes these proteins:
- a CDS encoding SCO1664 family protein: MTAPESEPAVKPSRQPPSIPEDEALALLRDGRLEVAGRLVEATNMTLYCSVKLGSRSAACVYKPVRGERPLWDFPDGTLAAREVAAFEVSQATGWNIVPPTVYRDGPFGPGMVQLWIDTEREIDLQRLVKSRNPLVRRMAVFDAVINNADRKGGHLLPLPTGHVYGVDHGVCFSAEDKLRTVLWQWRGKPLAREAVAVLAKLERDIESGSLGRRLRELLSLEEVEATWRRVRRLLDTGVHPYPSEGWPAIPWPPI, encoded by the coding sequence ATGACCGCTCCGGAGAGCGAACCGGCAGTCAAGCCGTCCCGGCAGCCGCCGTCCATACCGGAGGACGAGGCGCTCGCGCTGCTGCGCGACGGCCGGCTGGAGGTGGCCGGCCGCCTCGTCGAGGCCACCAACATGACGCTCTACTGCTCGGTCAAGCTGGGCTCCCGCTCGGCCGCCTGCGTCTACAAGCCGGTACGCGGCGAGCGCCCGCTGTGGGACTTCCCCGACGGCACGCTGGCCGCCCGTGAGGTGGCCGCGTTCGAGGTGTCGCAGGCGACCGGCTGGAACATCGTGCCGCCCACCGTCTACCGCGACGGCCCCTTCGGCCCCGGCATGGTCCAGCTGTGGATCGACACCGAGCGCGAGATCGACCTCCAGCGGCTGGTCAAGAGCCGAAATCCGCTGGTGCGCCGGATGGCGGTGTTCGACGCGGTGATCAACAACGCCGACCGCAAGGGCGGCCACCTGCTGCCGCTGCCCACGGGGCACGTCTACGGGGTCGATCACGGGGTCTGCTTCTCCGCCGAGGACAAGCTGCGCACCGTGCTCTGGCAGTGGCGCGGCAAGCCCCTCGCCCGCGAGGCGGTGGCCGTGCTGGCCAAACTGGAGCGCGACATCGAGTCCGGCTCCCTCGGGCGCAGGCTGCGCGAGCTGCTGAGCCTGGAGGAGGTCGAGGCGACCTGGCGGCGGGTCAGGCGGCTGCTGGACACCGGCGTGCACCCGTACCCCTCCGAAGGCTGGCCCGCCATCCCCTGGCCCCCGATCTGA
- a CDS encoding MSMEG_4193 family putative phosphomutase yields the protein MTTLLLARHGLTDLTGPVLAGRTPGVHLSEAGRAQAAALAARVAGVRLDAVVSSPLERCRETAHAVADGRGMDVLIDDRFIECGYGGWTGRPLKELAEEPLWRVVQAHPSAVTFPEGESLAGMQHRAVAAVREWNQRLGEKAVYLVCSHGDVIKSIVADALGLHLDHFQRITADPAALTIIRYAPLRPFVLRLNDMGELRLPEDSEEKDGGENITGSDAAVGGGPGTT from the coding sequence GTGACCACGCTGCTTCTGGCCCGCCACGGGCTGACGGACCTCACCGGCCCGGTGCTGGCCGGACGTACGCCGGGGGTGCATCTGAGCGAGGCCGGCCGCGCGCAGGCCGCGGCGCTGGCGGCCCGCGTCGCGGGCGTCCGGCTGGACGCCGTCGTCTCCAGCCCCCTCGAACGCTGCCGGGAGACCGCCCACGCGGTCGCCGACGGGCGCGGGATGGACGTGCTGATCGACGACCGGTTCATCGAGTGCGGCTACGGCGGCTGGACCGGCCGCCCGCTGAAGGAGCTCGCCGAGGAGCCGCTGTGGCGGGTGGTGCAGGCGCACCCCAGTGCCGTGACATTTCCGGAAGGGGAGTCCCTGGCCGGTATGCAACACCGGGCGGTCGCGGCGGTCCGGGAGTGGAATCAACGCCTGGGGGAGAAGGCTGTCTACCTGGTTTGCAGCCACGGCGACGTGATCAAATCGATCGTCGCGGACGCTCTGGGCCTGCATCTCGATCACTTTCAGCGGATAACAGCCGATCCTGCGGCCCTCACCATCATTCGCTATGCCCCCCTGCGCCCCTTTGTTCTCAGGCTCAACGATATGGGGGAATTGCGGCTTCCCGAGGATTCGGAGGAGAAAGACGGGGGAGAAAACATCACCGGGAGCGATGCCGCCGTCGGCGGCGGACCCGGAACCACGTAA
- a CDS encoding DUF3090 domain-containing protein yields the protein MPVFDYDPPERFVAGALGQPGARAFFLQARAEGRLTTVALEKLQVAALAGRLDELLDEVLRLSGGTAHVPALAPADLADDAPLDVPVAEDFRVGTMALAWDAEKSQVVIEAQEVVDEEDVEDADPAVLRVRISAGAARAFTRRALEIVAAGRPPCPLCGQPLDATGHVCVRLNGYRGGEAAS from the coding sequence ATGCCGGTCTTCGACTACGACCCACCAGAGAGGTTCGTCGCCGGTGCCCTGGGGCAGCCGGGCGCGCGCGCCTTTTTTCTGCAGGCCAGGGCCGAGGGCAGACTGACCACGGTGGCGCTGGAGAAGTTGCAGGTCGCCGCCCTCGCGGGCAGGCTGGACGAGTTGCTGGACGAGGTGCTGCGCCTGAGCGGGGGCACCGCGCACGTCCCCGCGCTCGCCCCGGCCGACCTGGCCGACGACGCGCCGCTCGACGTGCCCGTCGCGGAGGACTTCCGGGTGGGCACCATGGCGCTGGCCTGGGACGCGGAGAAATCGCAGGTGGTGATCGAGGCGCAGGAGGTCGTCGACGAGGAAGACGTCGAGGACGCCGACCCCGCGGTGCTGCGCGTGCGCATCAGCGCGGGAGCCGCTCGCGCCTTCACCCGGCGGGCCCTCGAGATCGTCGCCGCGGGCCGCCCGCCGTGCCCGCTGTGCGGACAGCCGCTCGACGCCACCGGGCACGTCTGCGTACGCCTCAACGGATATCGCGGGGGTGAGGCGGCTTCATGA
- a CDS encoding aldo/keto reductase: protein MEQRYVGRSGLSVSRLGLGTMTWGRDTDADEAAAQLRTFLDAGGNLVDTADVYTGGDSERLLGRMLRDSVPRSELVISTKAVVTPTGRRPRDASRRHLIAAVDDSLNRLGLDYVDLWQLHTYDAEVPLEETLAALDAIVSSGRAVYAGVCDYTGWQLAAAAVTQKMIPGRIPITSAQAEYSLLAREPERELLPAAADLGVGVLAWSPLGRGVLTGKYRTGIPADSRAATPHFADFVRPYLDERSRSVVESVMTAADGLGVSPLAVALSWVRDQPGVSSAIVGARTRAQLTGALTAEDVVLPIEIRDALDDVSSPD, encoded by the coding sequence ATGGAGCAGCGCTATGTCGGCCGCAGCGGCCTGTCGGTGTCCCGGCTGGGGCTCGGCACGATGACCTGGGGGCGTGACACCGACGCCGACGAGGCGGCCGCCCAGCTCCGTACGTTCCTGGACGCGGGCGGCAATCTCGTCGACACGGCCGACGTCTACACCGGCGGCGACTCCGAGCGGCTGCTGGGCCGGATGCTGCGCGACTCCGTGCCGCGTTCGGAGCTGGTGATCTCCACCAAGGCCGTGGTGACGCCGACCGGCCGCCGGCCGCGCGACGCCTCCAGGCGCCACCTGATCGCCGCGGTCGACGACTCGCTCAACCGGCTCGGGCTCGACTACGTCGACCTGTGGCAGCTGCACACCTACGACGCCGAGGTGCCCCTGGAGGAGACCCTGGCCGCGCTCGACGCGATCGTCTCCTCCGGACGCGCCGTCTACGCGGGCGTGTGCGACTACACCGGCTGGCAGCTGGCCGCCGCGGCGGTCACCCAGAAGATGATCCCCGGCCGCATCCCGATCACCTCGGCGCAGGCCGAATACTCGCTGCTGGCCCGCGAGCCCGAGCGCGAGCTGCTGCCCGCCGCCGCCGATCTGGGTGTCGGCGTGCTGGCCTGGTCGCCGCTGGGCCGCGGGGTGCTGACCGGGAAATACCGCACCGGCATCCCGGCCGACTCCCGGGCCGCCACCCCGCACTTCGCCGACTTCGTCCGGCCGTATCTGGATGAGCGCAGCCGCAGCGTCGTCGAGTCGGTCATGACCGCCGCCGACGGGCTCGGCGTCTCACCGCTGGCGGTCGCCCTGTCCTGGGTCCGCGATCAGCCGGGGGTCTCCTCGGCGATCGTCGGAGCCCGTACGCGCGCGCAGCTCACGGGGGCCTTGACGGCCGAGGACGTGGTGCTGCCCATAGAGATCCGAGATGCCCTCGATGACGTGTCGTCACCAGACTGA
- a CDS encoding NRDE family protein: MCTLIVKPGRTLTLMGVRDEFTDRPWEAPGEHWPEHPGVVGGRDLKAGGTWLAVNPAARRAAALLNGRGRPAPEAGRLSRGDLALRAASTGGPPGPDLTCYDPFHLVLAELARIRMFSWDGDRLAITDLPDGVSMIVNTGLDPASERVVVYLPRFESETWSELIKAEPSADPGALIVRHKLPDGRVFASLSVMEVSLSAEDVTYQFTDLTADRDR; this comes from the coding sequence ATGTGCACGCTGATCGTGAAACCCGGGCGGACGCTCACCCTCATGGGCGTCAGAGACGAGTTCACCGACCGCCCGTGGGAGGCGCCGGGCGAGCACTGGCCGGAACATCCGGGCGTGGTCGGCGGGCGCGACCTCAAGGCCGGCGGCACCTGGCTGGCCGTCAACCCGGCGGCCCGCCGCGCCGCCGCCCTGCTCAACGGGCGCGGCCGGCCCGCGCCGGAGGCGGGCCGGCTCTCGCGCGGCGACCTGGCACTGCGGGCCGCGTCCACCGGCGGGCCGCCCGGCCCCGACCTGACCTGCTACGACCCCTTCCACCTGGTGCTCGCCGAGCTGGCGCGGATCCGCATGTTCAGCTGGGACGGCGACCGGCTGGCCATCACCGACCTGCCCGACGGCGTCAGCATGATCGTGAACACCGGCCTGGACCCGGCGAGTGAGCGGGTCGTCGTGTACCTGCCCAGGTTCGAGAGCGAGACCTGGAGCGAGCTCATCAAGGCGGAGCCGTCCGCCGACCCCGGCGCGCTCATCGTCCGGCACAAGCTCCCCGACGGGCGGGTCTTCGCCTCCCTGTCGGTGATGGAGGTCTCACTCTCCGCGGAGGACGTGACGTACCAGTTCACCGACCTGACCGCTGATCGGGACAGATAG